The following are from one region of the bacterium genome:
- a CDS encoding IS1595 family transposase: HLFLKECEWRFNNPDPKVQLAQVKQLVRDYLG, translated from the coding sequence TTCACCTGTTTTTGAAGGAATGCGAATGGCGTTTCAATAACCCTGACCCAAAAGTTCAATTAGCTCAGGTAAAACAACTGGTTAGAGACTATTTAGGCTGA